One region of Armigeres subalbatus isolate Guangzhou_Male chromosome 3, GZ_Asu_2, whole genome shotgun sequence genomic DNA includes:
- the LOC134225146 gene encoding uncharacterized protein LOC134225146 — protein MSMEYFWERLSRAVGPISVTVQCALVQTKFIHAGLVYLDDTTINYIESDIRRLPRLLNKSEEEVAAMLGGFQTRISEFRFLTGERCVLKMIAAKVKELGFEYFFNPDVQIVENNASNSDLVAQQKSIPEVLMDPDDILAEVMAKIFSYYDTRREHDEEEEFFFQTLKQVHVTVGRDQNGDMARVTCPFCDQANPTTVIIRRDRPGTWKVSNFSGHIKNKHNDMFYPGKTTLSQNGRKRSYTEATQGDMSGEWYCSIAEPEVMLQL, from the exons ATGTCAATG GAATACTTTTGGGAACGGCTTTCCAGAGCAGTTGGCCCCATATCGGTCACTGTACAGTGCGCTCTAGTGCAAACGAAATTTATTCACGCCGGATTGGTGTACTTGGACGACACCACAATCAACTATATCGAATCGGACATTCGACGGCTGCCCAGACTGCTGAACAAATCGGAAGAAGAAGTCGCTGCCATGCTGGGTGGTTTTCAGACTCGTATCAGCGAGTTTCGGTTCCTAACCGGAGAACGTTGCGTCCTTAAGATGATCGCTGCTAAAGTGAAGGAACTCGGATTTGAATACTTCTTCAATCCAGACGTTCAAATAGTAGAAAATAATGCTTCCAATTCGGATCTGGTAGCCCAACAGAAATCTATCCCAGAAGTGTTGATGGATCCAGACGACATCCTTGCTGAAGTTATGGCTAAGATCTTCAGCTACTATGATACTAG ACGGGAGCATGATGAAGAGGAGGAGTTCTTTTTTCAAACGTTGAAACAAGTGCATGTGACAGTCGGAAGAGACCAAAATGGTGACATGGCGCGAGTAACTTGTCCTTTCTGTGACCAGGCTAATCCAACAACGGTGATCATTCGGAGGGACAGACCGGGAACGTGGAAAGTTTCCAACTTTTCCGggcacataaaaaataagcacaaCGACATGTTTTACCCGGGCAAAACAACCTTGAGTCAAAACGGAAGAAAGCGATCTTATACGGAAGCCACGCAGGGCGATATGAGTGGGGAATGGTACTGCTCGATTGCGGAGCCGGAAGTAATGTTACAACTTTAG
- the LOC134219085 gene encoding zinc finger BED domain-containing protein 4-like: protein MLATVRQLKQEVELMATQSDNPEDTEKEDKALHELTAAMCSEFQENLNLVRCAVHTLQLAILDVVDKSNAMVKTVTEIAKKCKQVKYNLSFVKVTYPPVWGQTRWCGIFDMCNHFLEYEQFFKQLANQFPELDLGDAWDFVQNYVEAFKPLYICTKNMQTKHVSLADFYLQWLNVIKEMRKIPQNPFSTELDEALINRLRNLRRSRAFQMALYLDPRFNYKGSTIFKPDEKELIQGYIIDTCNRIRAYQESKSAALETSTLTNEDDLDVFITEMYGECDAPPDETNGSRFLHQLKALDVEPRQTHGYDVWQHWVNRRDTHPELYSVAKVVLAVPSNQVSVERAFSALPLVLTDRRSGLGEDTLENILLVKLNGEMFDDVSNALFLAPSSSETL from the exons ATGTTGGCCACCGTCCGACAGCTCAAACAAGAGGTTGAGCTAATGGCCACTCAATCAGATAATCCGGAAGATACAGAAAAGGAGGACAAAGCACTACACGAATTAACAGCAGCGATGTGCAGTGAATTCCAAGAGAATTTGAACCTAGTGAGATGCGCTGTGCATACGTTACAGTTAGCCATCCTCGATGTAGTGGACAAGTCCAATGCCATGGTAAAAACTGTCACGGAAATAGCGAAGAAATGCAAGCAAGTGAAGTATAACCTCAGTTTCGTCAAGGTGACATATCCACCGGTTTGGGGCCAAACACGCTGGTGTGGAATATTCGACATGTGTAACCACTTTCTCGAATATGAAcagtttttcaaacaattgGCAAATCAGTTCCCGGAACTCG ATCTTGGAGACGCCTGGGACTTTGTACAAAACTACGTGGAAGCCTTTAAACCACTTTacatttgtacaaaaaatatgcaGACGAAACACGTCTCCCTGGCCGATTTTTATTTGCAATGGCTGAATGTCATCAAGGAAATGAGGAAAATACCTCAAAACCCATTCTCAACTGAACTGGATGAAGCATTAATTAACCGACTCCGAAACTTACGACGGTCACGGGCTTTCCAAATGGCGCTTTATTTGGATCCGCGTTTTAATTACAAAGGCTCAACGATTTTCAAACCCGACGAAAAGGAACTGATTCAG GGCTACATTATTGATACATGCAACAGAATCCGCGCATACCAAGAGTCCAAATCAGCTGCGTTGGAAACTTCAACTTTAACGAACGAAGATGACCTCGATGTGTTCATAACAGAAATGTACGGTGAATGCGATGCACCACCCGATGAAACCAACGGCTCACGATTCCTGCATCAGCTCAAAGCTCTTGACGTAGAACCGAGGCAAACTCATGGCTACGACGTGTGGCAGCACTGGGTGAACAGACGTGACACGCATCCTGAATTGTATTCCGTGGCTAAAGTTGTCCTTGCCGTACCGTCCAATCAAGTGTCCGTCGAGAGAGCTTTCAGTGCTTTACCCCTGGTACTAACAGATCGTCGCTCAGGGCTTGGTGAAGACACTCTGGAAAATATTCTTCTTGTGAAGCTCAATGGAGAGATGTTTGATGATGTATCGAACGCCCTTTTTTTGGCTCCATCCTCTTCGGAGACACTTTGA
- the LOC134225144 gene encoding putative Dol-P-Glc:Glc(2)Man(9)GlcNAc(2)-PP-Dol alpha-1,2-glucosyltransferase: MRNQLLFFAFITVFSTVSLALFNLIYRTSKVVVDEEFHLRQGEHYCHGRFEVWDNKITTFPGLYLVSASFLGPFQACSIYHLRMISLIASIANVYLIYIIRKVVLANRSSAYLLLESISLATLPPLYFFSHLYYTDVLSVTMVLTMLYFSLKGMHNWGGIASFMAILMRQTNIVWVGMVLGTQVIKTAIDLCQADGKGVSRKGRHYGFTDLWKTTNTLIKRPKTMMALIRRILPQYFGYIINVVGFVLFLILNGSIVIGDKSAHVAKLHVPQIFYFSLFLAAFSSSHVLSALRRVVRFLRNKWPLTILCMGLFAAAIHLNTIVHPYMLADNRHYTFYIWNRFFARWWFARYLPVPIYCAMLVLVVLMLLPSSNNHHQTVGFSLLWVVATLASVALQQLIEVRYFILPFLILRLVQTNIRTSAKLLALEVVGNVAINALTIYVFVRKEFYWSNYQDAQRIIW; the protein is encoded by the exons ATGCGAAATCAACTTCTGTTTTTCGCATTTATTACCGTTTTCTCAACCGTGTCCCTCGCCCTATTCAACTTGATTTATCGTACCTCGAAGGTAGTAGTTGATGAGGAGTTCCATCTGCGCCAGGGCGAGCACTACTGCCATGGACGATTTGAAGTT TGGGACAACAAAATCACAACCTTTCCGGGACTGTATTTGGTGTCAGCTTCGTTCCTTGGTCCATTCCAAGCCTGCTCGATCTATCACCTTCGCATGATCTCGCTGATAGCATCCATAGCCAACGTGTACCTGATCTACATCATTCGCAAAGTGGTTTTAGCCAATCGGAGCAGTGCGTATCTGCTCTTGGAATCGATTTCGTTAGCAACACTTCCTCCGCTGTATTTCTTCTCCCATTTGTACTACACCGACGTTCTATCGGTTACCATGGTGCTCACCATGCTGTACTTCAGCCTCAAAGGGATGCACAACTGGGGAGGGATTGCGTCTTTTATGGCCATTCTGATGCGACAGACCAACATCGTGTGGGTGGGAATGGTGCTTGGAACCCAAGTCATCAAAACGGCAATCGATCTTTGTCAGGCGGATGGAAAAGGCGTCAGCAGAAAAGGACGTCATTATGGCTTCACG GACTTGTGGAAAACAACAAATACTCTGATTAAAAGACCTAAAACGATGATGGCTCTGATCAGACGTATATTACCTCAATATTTCGGATATATTATCAATGTTGTGGGTTTTGTGCTTTTCCTGATTTTGAACGGATCGATAGTCATTGGAGATAAGTCAGCACACGTTGCTAAGCTGCATGTGCCACAG AtcttttacttctcactgtttTTGGCCGCATTCAGCAGTTCACATGTCCTATCCGCCCTAAGGAGGGTGGTTCGCTTCCTGCGTAACAAGTGGCCACTGACCATCCTTTGCATGGGCCTCTTCGCCGCCGCCATCCACCTGAACACCATAGTCCATCCGTACATGCTGGCAGACAACCGTCACTACACATTCTACATTTGGAATCGTTTCTTCGCACGCTGGTGGTTCGCCCGCTACCTTCCGGTCCCAATTTACTGCGCCATGTTGGTGTTAGTTGTGCTGATGTTGCTACCAAGCAGCAATAACCATCATCAAACGGTAGGATTCAGTTTGCTCTGGGTAGTCGCCACCCTGGCATCGGTAGCGCTACAGCAGTTGATTGAGGTACGGTACTTCATATTGCCGTTCCTTATCCTGAGGTTGGTGCAAACCAACATTCGGACATCGGCAAAACTACTTGCATTGGAAGTTGTTGGGAACGTGGCGATTAACGCTCTTACGATCTACGTTTTTGTGAGGAAGGAGTTCTACTGGAGTAACTACCAGGATGCTCAAAGAATTATTTGGTAA
- the LOC134225141 gene encoding cytochrome P450 4d2-like isoform X3 translates to MDFIFSLSRKYGKMFRVWVGTRLALFCTNTPDTETVLSSQKLIRKSELYKFLVPWLGNGLLLSTDQKWFNKRKIITPAFHFKILEQFIEVFDRQSRILVENLKPEATGKLVNVYPYVTLCALDVICETAMGTPINAQTDTESKYVRAVTELSYLLTTRFVKVWQRSDFLFNLSPEKKRQDKVIKVLHDFTTSIIRKRRKELVDHGDSGIEGDDNIGTKKKMAFLDVLLQATVDGQPLSDKEIQEEVDTFMFEGHDTTTIAIAFTLLLLARHPEVQEKVYKEVIEIIGSDSNSPVTYRNLQELKYLEMVIKESLRLYPPVPIIGRKFTEKTTIGGNVIPEDSNFNLGIIVMHRDPTLFADPEKFDPERFSPERTMEQSSPYGYIPFSAGPRNCIGQKFAMLELKSTLSKVIRHYRLTEAGPEPKIIIQLTLKPQNGLQIAFVPRA, encoded by the exons ATGGACTTTATATTCTCGCTGAGCCGCAAGTACGGCAAGATGTTCCGTGTGTGGGTGGGAACCCGGCTGGCGCTGTTCTGTACCAACACACCGGATACGGAAACAGTCCTGAGCAGCCAGAAATTGATTCGCAAGAGTGAGTTGTACAAATTTCTGGTACCGTGGTTGGGCAACGGATTGCTGCTCAGCACCGATCAAAAGTGGTTCAACAAGCGCAAAATCATCACTCCGGCGTTCCACTTCAAAATACTGGAACAGTTCATCGAGGTGTTCGATCGGCAGAGCAGAATTTTGGTAGAGAATCTGAAACCGGAAGCCACCGGGAAACTGGTGAACGTGTATCCGTATGTGACACTGTGTGCATTGGATGTAATTTGCG AAACCGCAATGGGCACCCCGATAAATGCTCAAACAGATACAGAGTCAAAATACGTCCGAGCAGTGACGGAGCTGAGTTATCTGCTGACAACCAGATTCGTAAAAGTGTGGCAAAGATCGGACTTCCTATTCAATCTATCACCTGAAAAGAAACGGCAAGATAAAGTAATTAAGGTGCTTCATGACTTCACGACGAGCATCATTCGCAAGAGAAGAAAGGAGTTGGTGGATCATGGTGACAGCGGAATTGAAGGAGATGACAACATCGGCACAAAAAAGAAAATGGCATTTTTAGACGTCTTGCTGCAAGCTACAGTCGACGGGCAACCATTGTCGGATAAGGAGATTCAGGAAGAAGTTGACACGTTTATGTTCGAAGGCCATGATACTACTACAATCGCAATCGCATTCACATTACTCCTGTTGGCACGTCACCCAGAAGTTCAAGAAAAGGTTTACAAAGAAGTCATTGAAATCATTGGATCCGATTCGAACAGTCCTGTGACCTATAGAAATCTTCAAGAattgaaatatttggaaatgGTGATCAAGGAATCGCTTCGACTGTATCCTCCGGTGCCGATCATAGGGAGAAAGTTCACCGAGAAGACAACGATCGGCGGGAACGTCATCCCGGAGGATTCCAACTTTAATCTAGGGATTATTGTGATGCATCGTGACCCGACGTTGTTTGCAGACCCGGAAAAGTTCGATCCAGAACGGTTCAGTCCAGAGCGAACGATGGAACAATCGTCACCGTACGGATACATCCCGTTCAGTGCGGGCCCCCGAAACTGTATAG GACAAAAATTTGCAATGCTAGAACTGAAGAGTACCCTTTCCAAGGTGATTAGACACTATCGGTTGACGGAAGCGGGTCCGGAGCCGAAAATCATAATCCAACTTACTTTGAAGCCGCAAAACGGACTGCAGATCGCTTTTGTACCTCGTGCTTAA